GTGGTCGGGTGTCGACCGAGATCGTCCTCGCCTGAGGTAGGTTCGCCGGGTGTTGGCCGACCGCATTGCCGCAAGCCTGGTGTCGATCCCGGACTTCCCCACACCGGGCGTGCTCTTTCGCGACCTGGCCGGGATCTACGCCGATCCGGAGCTGTTCGGCGCGGCGGTGACGGAACTGTCGCGGCGGTTCGCCGAGCGGTTCGACGCGGTCCTGGCGATCGAGGCGCGCGGCTTCGTGCTGGGCGCCGCCCTGGCGCGGCAGACCGCGCGACCGCTCATCCTGGCGAGGAAGCCCGGCAGACTCCCCGGCGAGGTGCTGGAGGAGAGCTACTCGCTGGAGTACGGCACCAACTCCCTGCAGATCGGCCGACAGGCCGTCTTCCCCGGTACGCGGGTGCTCATCGTCGACGACCTCCTGGCGACCGGCGGCACCTTCGCGGCCGCCGCCCGACTGGTGACGGCGGCAGGCGGGACCGTGGCCGGGATGGCGACGCTGGTGAGCCTGGCGGGCCTCGGTGCCGACCGGACGCTGGCGGGCCATGAGGTCGCCTCGTTGTGTGGCGTGCCCGCCGCAGGCTTCTGACGCGCCGTCGCGGGCGGGCGCGGCCTCGGCGAATGGTTGCCTGCGGCGAGCCGCCGCCTGGGCACGATCAGCGATCGGCACGACGGGCGCCCGCCGCCTCGTGGACTCGTCTCGACCGTGTCGAGGCGGCGTGGAACCGCCCGTCGATCAGATCAAGACGATCTGCTCCATGCGCCGGAGGGTCGCCTGCATCGCCCGGAGGTTACGACGCGGGATGCCCGCCAGTTCGTAGGCCTTCGGCCACTTGACCTGAGACCAGTCGAAGGTCTCCACGACCTCGGTGCGCTCCTCGTCCAGGGCTCGGAACTCCCAGCGCCACACGTGCAGGCCCATGTGACACCAGCCGATCACCTTGCCCTCCTCGAACTCCACCACCTTGTTCAGGATCTTGTATGACACGCCGAGGCGCATCGACATGCCGAACCTCGTGCCGAGCTCGAGTCGCTCAGGCGTGCCGTCCTGTGCTGCCCTGACGGTGCTCGACCCGTCGATCAGCGCGTGCTTCGACGGGTCCGCCACGATGTTGAACAGGCGATCGGCGGGCGCGGAGATGGTGCGGGTCGCGCTGATCTGACGGTCTTCCATCGTGCCTCCAGAGTTGACGTCTCACTGCTTGATACCCGAACTCTGCGCGGTGCGAGTGGTGTCGATCACCACAGCGGTCGGGTGGCGATCATCCTCAGTGCTCGGCGGGCCCGTCGTC
The Actinoalloteichus fjordicus DNA segment above includes these coding regions:
- a CDS encoding adenine phosphoribosyltransferase yields the protein MLADRIAASLVSIPDFPTPGVLFRDLAGIYADPELFGAAVTELSRRFAERFDAVLAIEARGFVLGAALARQTARPLILARKPGRLPGEVLEESYSLEYGTNSLQIGRQAVFPGTRVLIVDDLLATGGTFAAAARLVTAAGGTVAGMATLVSLAGLGADRTLAGHEVASLCGVPAAGF
- a CDS encoding SRPBCC family protein produces the protein MEDRQISATRTISAPADRLFNIVADPSKHALIDGSSTVRAAQDGTPERLELGTRFGMSMRLGVSYKILNKVVEFEEGKVIGWCHMGLHVWRWEFRALDEERTEVVETFDWSQVKWPKAYELAGIPRRNLRAMQATLRRMEQIVLI